A genomic window from Agrobacterium larrymoorei includes:
- the ccoG gene encoding cytochrome c oxidase accessory protein CcoG: MNLYTARDPGSGLKSVERLNAEPVNSAKNRTPLYQARKKIFPKRAEGRFRRFKWIVMLITLGIYYLTPWIRWDRGPYAPDQAVLIDIASRRFYFFFIEIWPQEFYYVAGLLVMAGFGLFLITSAIGRAWCGYTCPQTVWVDLFLVVERAIEGDRNARMKLDAAPWRFDKLRKRVSKHLVWLGIGVVTGGAWIFYFADAPTLLKQFVTGEAPMVAYYTVAILTATTYVLGGLMREQVCTYMCPWPRIQGAMLDEHSLVVTYNDWRGEPRARHAKKAVAAGAPVGDCVDCNACVAVCPMGIDIRDGQQMECITCALCIDACDGVMDKLGKPHGLIAYATLQEYDANMALATGNGAHAIQPNAVRNPDGSFVNAIRHFNWRIILRPRTIFYMTVWCLVGVVMLVTLATRERLAVNVIHDRNPQYVLESDGSIRNGYTVRVLNMIAQPRTITLSLEGLPGAVMKINGLADEPARSFDIRVKPDEVTSLKLFVTMPAGATKIASDFNFLASDAEHSETAHYKAVFNGPGVKK, encoded by the coding sequence ATGAACCTTTATACCGCCCGCGACCCCGGCAGTGGCCTTAAGTCTGTCGAAAGATTGAATGCCGAACCGGTCAATTCTGCGAAGAACAGGACGCCGCTTTACCAGGCGCGCAAGAAGATTTTCCCCAAGCGGGCGGAGGGTCGCTTTCGTCGTTTCAAATGGATCGTGATGCTGATCACGCTTGGCATCTACTATCTGACGCCGTGGATCCGCTGGGACCGTGGTCCCTATGCACCCGATCAGGCGGTGCTCATCGATATCGCCAGCAGGCGTTTCTACTTCTTCTTCATCGAGATATGGCCACAGGAATTCTACTATGTCGCCGGGCTTCTGGTCATGGCAGGTTTTGGCCTCTTCCTCATCACCTCGGCCATCGGTCGTGCCTGGTGCGGCTATACCTGTCCTCAAACGGTGTGGGTCGATCTCTTCCTTGTGGTCGAGCGCGCCATTGAAGGCGACCGAAACGCGCGCATGAAGCTCGACGCCGCGCCCTGGCGCTTCGACAAGTTGCGAAAGCGCGTCTCCAAGCATCTCGTCTGGCTGGGGATCGGTGTGGTGACGGGCGGTGCCTGGATATTCTACTTCGCCGATGCTCCGACGCTGCTGAAGCAGTTCGTCACGGGAGAGGCGCCGATGGTCGCCTATTACACCGTGGCGATCCTGACGGCGACGACCTATGTGCTTGGCGGGCTGATGCGTGAGCAGGTCTGCACCTATATGTGCCCGTGGCCCCGCATCCAGGGCGCTATGCTGGACGAGCATTCGCTTGTCGTGACCTATAACGACTGGCGCGGCGAACCCCGCGCGCGTCACGCCAAAAAAGCGGTCGCCGCCGGCGCGCCGGTGGGTGACTGTGTAGACTGCAATGCCTGTGTTGCCGTCTGTCCCATGGGCATCGATATTCGCGACGGGCAGCAGATGGAGTGCATCACCTGCGCACTCTGCATCGACGCCTGCGATGGCGTCATGGACAAGCTCGGTAAGCCGCATGGCCTGATCGCCTATGCCACGCTTCAGGAATATGATGCGAACATGGCACTGGCGACCGGCAACGGCGCGCATGCCATTCAGCCGAATGCGGTCCGCAATCCCGATGGCAGCTTCGTCAATGCCATACGCCATTTCAATTGGCGGATCATTTTGCGTCCTCGCACGATCTTTTACATGACCGTCTGGTGTCTGGTTGGCGTCGTCATGCTGGTGACGCTGGCCACTCGCGAGCGCCTTGCGGTCAATGTCATTCACGATCGTAATCCGCAATATGTGCTGGAATCGGATGGCTCGATCCGCAACGGGTACACCGTCCGCGTCCTCAATATGATCGCGCAGCCACGCACCATCACCTTGTCGCTGGAAGGGCTGCCGGGCGCGGTGATGAAGATCAACGGTCTTGCGGATGAGCCTGCGCGAAGCTTCGACATCAGGGTCAAGCCGGACGAAGTCACAAGCCTCAAGCTCTTCGTCACCATGCCCGCCGGCGCCACCAAAATAGCAAGCGATTTCAACTTCCTCGCGTCGGATGCGGAACACTCTGAAACCGCGCATTACAAGGCCGTCTTCAATGGACCGGGAGTAAAGAAATGA
- a CDS encoding cation-translocating P-type ATPase: MSCCAPGTEGALDQVGLRKALPSSEEMALASRDLGQGLRQIDLSVPGVYCGTCITTIETCLKKLPEVARARVNLSSKRVSIVWREQVAGVRTDPGILARAVASTGYETHLFTSAEEASDDLRNQLIRAVGLTGFAAANIMLLSISVWSGADASTRDMFHWISALIAAPALVYGGRFFYRSAYNALKHGRTNMDVPIALAITLSYAVSLWETMHSGSHAWFDATVSLLFFLLIGRTLDHVMRDRARSAVAGLARLSPHGAMVLLADGQREYRAIAELAPGDVVLVAAGERVPVDGVIITGSSDLDMSIVNGESVARIVQPGDSVQAGTLNLTGPLTLKATALARDSFLAEIIGLMEAAEGGRARYRRLADRAAQYYSPVVHILALVSFIAWGVFGGDWKQAMLIAIAVLIITCPCALGLAVPVVQVVAAGELFKNGVMVKDGSAMERLAEADTVLFDKTGTLTIGEPRLLNREDVPDDALHLAAGLAANSRHPLSQALYGSVRGALPVFDNVSEIPGCGVEAKTGNGVYRLGNRRFCCPSEGQQSDGGSASEVILSLNGVEVSCFRFEDRVRPGTFEAIETLQRFGFETEIVSGDRPSAVKALAGKLGLLRWNGSLAPADKARRCEELAASGRKVLMVGDGINDAPALAAAHVSIAPASAADIGRQTADFVFLREDLRSVSFAVDISRRAGRLIRQNFALAIGYNIIAVPVALAGLATPMIAAIAMSTSSIIVVTNALRLNGFEKRATGKRKQGDTALQMGNGAQIA, encoded by the coding sequence ATGAGTTGTTGCGCGCCTGGCACCGAAGGTGCTCTCGACCAAGTGGGATTAAGGAAGGCCTTGCCATCGTCGGAAGAAATGGCGCTCGCTAGTCGTGATCTTGGGCAGGGCCTGCGACAGATCGATCTCTCGGTGCCCGGCGTCTATTGCGGCACCTGCATCACCACGATCGAAACCTGTTTGAAGAAATTGCCCGAGGTGGCGCGCGCTCGCGTCAACCTCTCCTCGAAACGAGTCTCCATCGTCTGGCGCGAGCAGGTGGCGGGCGTTCGCACCGATCCGGGCATCCTTGCCAGGGCAGTCGCCTCGACGGGTTACGAAACCCATCTTTTTACCAGCGCCGAAGAAGCTTCCGACGACCTCAGGAACCAATTGATCCGGGCAGTCGGTCTTACGGGGTTTGCAGCCGCAAACATCATGCTGCTATCGATATCGGTCTGGTCCGGTGCGGATGCCTCCACACGCGACATGTTCCACTGGATATCCGCCCTGATCGCAGCTCCGGCGCTGGTCTATGGAGGGCGGTTCTTCTATCGGTCTGCCTATAACGCTCTGAAGCATGGCCGCACCAATATGGATGTGCCGATCGCTTTGGCGATCACGCTTTCCTACGCCGTTTCGCTCTGGGAAACCATGCATAGCGGAAGCCACGCATGGTTCGATGCGACCGTCTCACTGCTCTTCTTCCTGCTGATAGGTCGCACACTCGATCACGTCATGCGCGACCGCGCGCGCTCGGCTGTTGCCGGTCTAGCAAGATTGTCACCGCATGGTGCCATGGTCCTGCTTGCCGATGGACAGCGCGAGTACCGCGCAATTGCCGAACTGGCTCCAGGTGACGTCGTCCTTGTTGCAGCAGGCGAGAGGGTGCCGGTAGATGGTGTGATCATAACCGGCTCCAGCGATCTGGACATGTCCATCGTCAACGGTGAGAGTGTCGCCAGAATCGTTCAGCCGGGTGACAGCGTTCAGGCGGGGACCTTGAACCTCACTGGTCCGCTAACTCTCAAAGCAACGGCGCTCGCCCGCGATTCCTTCCTGGCGGAGATTATCGGCTTGATGGAAGCGGCTGAAGGGGGCAGGGCGCGTTATCGCCGCCTGGCAGATCGCGCGGCGCAATACTATTCCCCTGTGGTTCACATTCTAGCGCTTGTGTCCTTCATTGCCTGGGGCGTGTTTGGCGGAGACTGGAAACAGGCGATGCTGATCGCCATTGCCGTTCTCATCATCACCTGCCCCTGTGCCCTTGGCCTTGCTGTTCCTGTCGTCCAGGTCGTCGCCGCGGGCGAGCTCTTTAAGAACGGCGTCATGGTCAAGGATGGCTCGGCCATGGAGCGGCTTGCCGAGGCCGATACCGTGCTCTTCGACAAGACCGGCACACTGACAATCGGCGAGCCCCGCCTGCTCAATAGGGAGGATGTGCCGGACGATGCCTTGCACCTCGCTGCTGGCCTTGCCGCCAATTCTCGTCACCCTCTGTCCCAGGCGCTTTACGGTTCCGTCCGTGGTGCGCTTCCTGTCTTCGACAACGTCAGCGAAATCCCGGGATGTGGGGTCGAAGCGAAAACCGGAAACGGCGTCTATCGGCTCGGCAATCGACGCTTTTGCTGCCCCTCAGAAGGACAGCAGAGCGATGGGGGCTCCGCGTCAGAAGTGATCTTGTCACTGAACGGAGTGGAGGTTTCCTGCTTCCGCTTCGAGGACCGGGTGCGGCCGGGCACCTTCGAGGCGATCGAGACTTTGCAACGCTTCGGGTTCGAGACGGAAATCGTTTCCGGAGACAGGCCATCCGCGGTGAAGGCGCTGGCAGGCAAGCTTGGTCTCTTGCGCTGGAATGGTAGCTTAGCCCCGGCGGATAAGGCGCGCCGCTGCGAAGAGTTGGCGGCCAGCGGTCGAAAGGTCTTGATGGTGGGCGACGGGATCAATGATGCCCCAGCACTCGCCGCGGCGCATGTGTCCATCGCTCCGGCATCAGCAGCCGATATTGGGCGTCAGACCGCAGACTTTGTTTTCCTGCGGGAAGACTTGAGGTCCGTCTCTTTCGCTGTCGACATTTCGCGCCGGGCAGGGCGGCTCATCCGCCAGAACTTTGCGCTGGCGATCGGCTACAACATCATCGCCGTCCCTGTAGCACTTGCAGGTCTCGCCACGCCCATGATCGCGGCCATTGCCATGTCGACCTCTTCGATCATCGTGGTCACCAATGCGCTTCGCCTCAACGGCTTCGAGAAGCGAGCCACAGGCAAGCGCAAGCAAGGCGATACCGCTCTTCAGATGGGAAATGGAGCGCAGATCGCATGA
- the ccoO gene encoding cytochrome-c oxidase, cbb3-type subunit II gives MSILDKHGIIERNATLLLVGSLAVVSIGGIVEIAPLFYLENTIEKVEGMRPYSPLELAGRNIYIREGCYVCHSQMIRPFRDEVERYGHYSLAAESMYDHPFQWGSKRTGPDLARVGDRYSNEWHVQHLSNPRSVVPESVMPSYAFLKTTPLQVTNVAMDLKANRAVGVPYSDDMLQKAEADMKAQADPNADTTGLEARYPKAKIGDFDGDPTKLTEMDALVAYLQMLGTLVDFSTYDDAAGYR, from the coding sequence ATGTCTATCCTTGATAAACACGGCATCATCGAGCGCAACGCCACCTTGCTTCTCGTCGGATCGCTGGCAGTCGTCTCGATTGGCGGCATCGTGGAAATCGCGCCACTTTTCTATCTCGAAAACACGATCGAGAAGGTAGAGGGCATGCGGCCTTACTCGCCGCTGGAGCTCGCCGGGCGCAACATCTACATCCGCGAAGGATGCTACGTCTGCCACAGCCAGATGATCCGCCCCTTCCGTGATGAGGTGGAACGCTACGGTCATTACAGTCTGGCTGCGGAAAGCATGTACGACCACCCGTTCCAATGGGGCTCCAAGAGAACGGGACCGGATCTGGCGCGCGTGGGTGATCGCTATTCGAACGAATGGCATGTCCAGCATCTGAGTAATCCGCGCTCCGTCGTGCCGGAATCGGTCATGCCAAGCTACGCCTTTCTGAAGACGACACCGCTGCAGGTGACGAACGTGGCGATGGATCTGAAGGCAAACCGCGCGGTCGGCGTGCCCTATAGCGACGACATGTTGCAGAAAGCCGAGGCTGACATGAAGGCGCAGGCCGATCCGAATGCCGACACGACCGGCCTGGAGGCACGTTATCCCAAGGCAAAGATCGGGGATTTCGACGGCGATCCGACGAAGCTGACCGAAATGGACGCGCTCGTCGCCTATTTGCAGATGCTTGGCACGTTGGTCGATTTTTCGACCTACGACGACGCTGCCGGCTACCGATAG
- the ccoP gene encoding cytochrome-c oxidase, cbb3-type subunit III, which yields MSDKHIDQISGVETTGHEWDGIRELNNPMPRWWVWTFYATIVWAIGYTIAFPAWPLISGATQGVLGWSSRATVATEMADARAAQTTYLDKIASSSLEEIQADSDLMQFAVAGGAAAFKVNCVQCHGSGAEGGNGYPNLNDDDWLWGGKADDIYTTITHGIRFNEDPETRVSEMPAFADVLKSDEIRQVAAYVVSLTGTPHDPAMIEPGKQIFADNCASCHGEDARGNRDMGAPNLADAIWLKAHGEEGIVAQIRGPKHGVMPAWGERLGDTTVKQLALFVHSLGGGE from the coding sequence ATGTCGGACAAACACATAGACCAGATCAGCGGCGTCGAAACCACCGGCCACGAATGGGACGGCATTCGAGAGCTGAACAACCCCATGCCCCGCTGGTGGGTCTGGACCTTCTACGCCACCATCGTCTGGGCGATCGGTTACACAATCGCTTTCCCGGCATGGCCCCTGATAAGCGGCGCGACGCAGGGCGTTCTCGGCTGGAGCAGCCGCGCCACCGTGGCGACCGAGATGGCCGATGCGAGGGCGGCCCAGACCACCTATCTGGACAAGATCGCATCTTCTTCGCTGGAGGAAATCCAGGCCGATAGCGACCTCATGCAGTTCGCTGTTGCCGGTGGAGCCGCCGCCTTCAAGGTCAACTGCGTCCAGTGTCACGGCTCTGGTGCGGAAGGCGGTAACGGCTATCCCAACCTGAACGACGACGATTGGCTGTGGGGCGGTAAGGCCGACGATATCTACACAACCATCACCCACGGCATCCGCTTCAACGAGGACCCGGAGACACGGGTCTCGGAGATGCCGGCCTTTGCTGACGTGCTGAAGAGCGACGAAATCCGTCAGGTCGCAGCCTATGTCGTAAGCCTTACCGGAACCCCGCATGATCCGGCAATGATAGAGCCGGGCAAGCAAATCTTTGCCGATAACTGTGCCTCTTGCCACGGTGAGGATGCCAGGGGCAACCGCGATATGGGCGCGCCAAACCTCGCTGACGCCATCTGGCTGAAGGCACATGGCGAGGAGGGCATTGTCGCGCAGATCCGAGGACCAAAACATGGTGTCATGCCCGCCTGGGGCGAGCGTCTGGGTGATACCACCGTCAAGCAACTGGCGCTCTTTGTCCACTCCCTGGGGGGTGGTGAATAG
- a CDS encoding SRPBCC family protein produces MATMISRIVHLAIDRPWREVYAFASDPETMPRWAAGLASGLKQDGEDWIASGPLGDVRVHFAAPNDFGVIDHVVTLPDGMQVYNALRVTPNGDGAEITFTVLRLPGMSEDDHDRDAAAVLADLKTLKGLLEHQ; encoded by the coding sequence ATGGCGACAATGATTTCACGGATCGTTCATCTGGCAATCGACCGGCCATGGCGGGAGGTCTATGCCTTTGCGTCAGATCCGGAGACAATGCCGCGCTGGGCTGCGGGTCTGGCAAGCGGCCTCAAGCAGGATGGTGAAGACTGGATCGCTTCAGGGCCTCTCGGCGACGTGCGCGTGCACTTTGCCGCGCCGAATGATTTCGGGGTCATCGACCACGTGGTGACGCTGCCGGATGGGATGCAAGTCTATAATGCACTTCGGGTGACACCGAATGGTGACGGGGCGGAAATCACGTTCACCGTTTTGCGGCTGCCGGGGATGTCGGAAGACGATCACGACCGGGATGCCGCCGCGGTGCTGGCGGATTTGAAGACTTTGAAGGGACTTCTGGAGCACCAATAA
- the cobU gene encoding bifunctional adenosylcobinamide kinase/adenosylcobinamide-phosphate guanylyltransferase yields the protein MSEISRVVLVLGGARSGKSAFAERLALSSQGVAHYVATGRAWDEEMKSRIASHRLQRGDQWITHEEPLNLVETLKRLDDASNTILVDCLTLWVTNLMMEEGLDVEAAFQPLVDHVTKAKSKIVFVSNEVGLGIVPENRMARDFRDHAGRLHQRIAAVASEVYFIAAGLPLKMKG from the coding sequence ATGAGCGAGATATCTCGTGTCGTGCTGGTGCTCGGTGGCGCACGCTCTGGCAAATCCGCTTTCGCTGAACGGTTGGCGCTCTCGTCTCAGGGTGTCGCTCACTACGTGGCGACAGGCCGCGCCTGGGACGAGGAGATGAAATCTCGCATCGCCAGCCATCGTCTTCAGCGCGGGGATCAATGGATCACGCATGAGGAACCGTTAAATCTGGTAGAGACCCTGAAACGCCTTGATGACGCCTCCAATACCATCCTCGTTGATTGCCTGACCCTTTGGGTCACGAACCTGATGATGGAGGAGGGGCTAGACGTTGAGGCGGCGTTTCAGCCACTGGTCGACCATGTGACGAAAGCCAAATCAAAGATCGTCTTCGTTTCCAACGAGGTAGGCCTTGGCATCGTGCCCGAGAATCGCATGGCGCGAGATTTTCGCGATCACGCTGGCCGGCTGCATCAGAGGATCGCTGCCGTCGCGTCGGAAGTCTATTTCATCGCGGCCGGGTTGCCTTTGAAGATGAAAGGGTAG
- the gndA gene encoding NADP-dependent phosphogluconate dehydrogenase, producing MEQAEIGLIGLGVMGSNLALNIAEKGNKIAVFNRTPEATKKFYAEAGELQGQIIPCETIEDFVAAIRPPRPIIIMIKAGDPVDQQMEILKPYLENGDIMIDAGNANFRDTIRRFDNLKDSGLTFIGMGVSGGEEGARHGPSIMVGGTEESWKRVEKVLTSISAKYDNDPCVAWLGNDGAGHFVKTIHNGIEYADMQMIAEIYGILRDGLKLSAGEIADVFGKWNKGRLNSYLIEITEKVLRAADPITGKPMVDLILDKAGQKGTGKWSVIEAQNMGVAATAIEAAVAARILSSQKDEREAAEKIFGVPKALAVPADKQAFIDDLENALLAAKIGAYAQGFAVMAAASKEFNWDLPMPTIARIWRAGCIIRSQFLDEITSAFTKDPHVANLIVTPAFAKMVQDTDAPLRHVVSHAILSGLPVPALASALGYFDAYRRGRGTANLIQAQRDFFGAHGFERTDGVDKPHGPWGSGLDIFGK from the coding sequence GTGGAACAGGCAGAAATCGGTTTGATCGGTCTTGGCGTCATGGGCTCGAACCTGGCGCTCAACATCGCGGAAAAAGGCAACAAGATTGCCGTTTTCAACCGAACCCCGGAAGCAACGAAGAAGTTTTATGCCGAGGCCGGCGAATTGCAGGGACAAATCATTCCTTGTGAAACCATTGAAGACTTCGTTGCCGCCATTCGCCCGCCGCGCCCGATCATTATCATGATCAAGGCCGGCGATCCTGTGGATCAGCAGATGGAAATTCTGAAGCCTTATCTCGAAAATGGCGACATCATGATCGATGCGGGCAATGCCAACTTCCGCGATACGATCCGCCGATTCGACAATCTGAAAGACAGCGGCCTGACCTTTATCGGCATGGGCGTTTCCGGTGGTGAAGAGGGCGCGCGTCATGGCCCGTCCATCATGGTCGGTGGTACGGAAGAGAGCTGGAAGCGCGTCGAGAAGGTACTGACCTCGATCTCAGCGAAATACGATAACGATCCGTGCGTCGCTTGGCTCGGCAATGATGGCGCGGGTCATTTCGTCAAGACGATCCATAACGGCATCGAATATGCCGATATGCAGATGATCGCTGAAATCTACGGTATCCTGCGCGATGGCCTGAAGCTTAGCGCAGGCGAAATTGCCGATGTCTTCGGCAAGTGGAACAAGGGCCGCCTGAACTCCTACCTGATCGAGATCACCGAGAAGGTGCTGCGTGCCGCCGATCCGATCACCGGCAAGCCGATGGTGGATTTGATCCTCGACAAGGCAGGGCAGAAGGGTACCGGCAAGTGGTCCGTCATCGAGGCTCAGAACATGGGTGTGGCCGCAACGGCGATTGAAGCCGCCGTCGCAGCCCGTATTCTCTCCTCCCAGAAGGATGAGCGCGAAGCCGCCGAGAAGATCTTCGGCGTTCCGAAGGCGCTGGCCGTGCCCGCAGACAAGCAGGCCTTTATCGACGATCTGGAAAACGCATTGCTTGCCGCCAAGATTGGCGCATATGCGCAGGGCTTTGCCGTCATGGCTGCGGCTTCGAAGGAGTTCAACTGGGATCTGCCAATGCCCACCATCGCCCGCATCTGGCGCGCTGGGTGCATCATCCGCTCGCAGTTCCTGGATGAGATCACCTCCGCCTTCACCAAGGATCCGCATGTCGCGAACCTGATCGTCACGCCAGCCTTCGCCAAGATGGTTCAGGACACCGACGCACCGCTGCGCCATGTCGTCTCGCACGCCATCCTGTCCGGCCTGCCGGTTCCGGCTCTCGCTTCCGCGCTCGGCTACTTCGACGCCTATCGTCGCGGTCGCGGCACGGCCAACCTCATCCAGGCCCAGCGCGACTTCTTCGGTGCCCATGGCTTTGAGCGCACCGACGGTGTTGACAAGCCGCATGGTCCTTGGGGCAGCGGTCTGGATATTTTCGGAAAGTAA
- a CDS encoding cbb3-type cytochrome c oxidase subunit 3, which produces METYTAMRHFADSWGLLVMTLFFFCVVLFTLRPGGGKAANDAAKIPLKED; this is translated from the coding sequence ATGGAAACCTATACCGCCATGCGCCACTTTGCCGATAGCTGGGGCCTGCTTGTCATGACGCTGTTCTTCTTCTGCGTCGTCCTCTTCACCTTGCGTCCGGGCGGCGGAAAGGCTGCCAACGACGCCGCCAAGATTCCTCTCAAGGAGGATTGA
- the ccoS gene encoding cbb3-type cytochrome oxidase assembly protein CcoS — protein sequence MNMLVFLIPVALLLGGLGLFAFLWSLKSGQYEDMDGSAWRALEDGDDKPAA from the coding sequence ATGAACATGCTGGTATTCCTCATACCCGTCGCGCTGCTTCTCGGTGGGCTCGGTCTCTTTGCCTTCCTCTGGTCGCTGAAGAGCGGGCAGTATGAGGATATGGATGGCTCCGCCTGGCGGGCGCTGGAGGACGGGGACGACAAACCAGCCGCTTGA
- a CDS encoding FixH family protein, with translation MTIERQEKPAFVFTGWHMLTIMVLFFGTVIAVNVTMAWNAVSSWSGLVVQNTYVASQQFNGKAEAAKARAASGIVGKLKLDGDSIAYEVSHPTKGPIETDAVTLNFRRPVGEKQDFSLVLEKQSANGFAAHHQLAPGDWIVEAVAVKDGKIIVHEGTRIDIAGDVR, from the coding sequence ATGACGATCGAGCGACAGGAAAAGCCTGCCTTTGTCTTCACCGGCTGGCACATGCTCACCATCATGGTGCTGTTCTTCGGCACGGTGATTGCTGTCAATGTCACCATGGCGTGGAACGCGGTTTCGAGTTGGAGTGGGCTTGTGGTGCAAAACACCTACGTCGCCAGTCAGCAGTTCAACGGCAAGGCGGAAGCGGCCAAGGCGCGTGCGGCGAGCGGCATCGTCGGCAAGCTCAAACTCGACGGCGATAGCATCGCGTACGAGGTAAGCCATCCTACCAAGGGACCGATCGAGACGGATGCCGTGACGCTCAATTTTCGCCGCCCGGTTGGGGAGAAGCAGGATTTCTCGCTGGTCCTGGAAAAGCAATCGGCGAATGGCTTTGCAGCCCACCACCAGCTAGCGCCAGGAGACTGGATCGTCGAGGCTGTCGCCGTGAAGGACGGCAAGATCATCGTTCATGAAGGCACCCGCATCGATATTGCCGGAGATGTCAGATGA
- the ccoN gene encoding cytochrome-c oxidase, cbb3-type subunit I, translating to MNSTLGIAMVAVGAFLALLGAAFAHDNLFAAHMWVLFFVLLVGTVVMLRRVSFAPVDPAIQARKKTEYFDDVIRYGVIATVFWGVVGFLVGVIVALQLAYPNLNIQPWFNFGRVRPLHTSAVIFAFGGNALIATSFYVVQRTCRARLFGSDLGWFVFWGYNLFIVMAATGYLLGITQGREYAEPEWYVDIWLTIVWVAYLITFLGTIFVRKEPHIYVANWFYLAFIVTIAMLHIVNNLAVPVSFLGVKSYSAFSGVQDALTQWWYGHNAVGFFLTAGFLGMMYYFIPKQVNRPVYSYRLSIIHFWALIFMYIWAGPHHLHYTALPDWAQTLGMVFSIMLWMPSWGGMINGLMTLSGAWDKLRTDPILRMMIMAVAFYGMATFEGPMMSIKAVNSLSHYTDWTIGHVHSGALGWNGMITFGAVYFLVPKLWHRERLYSLALVNWHFWLATLGIVVYAASMWVAGIQQGLMWREYDAQGFLVYSFAETVAAMFPYYLLRAMGGLLFLSGAIVMAYNITRTILGHRREENTGTAAAPKLQPAE from the coding sequence ATGAACTCTACTTTAGGAATAGCGATGGTGGCCGTGGGGGCCTTCCTCGCTTTGCTCGGGGCGGCCTTCGCTCACGACAATCTCTTCGCAGCCCACATGTGGGTGCTGTTCTTCGTGCTTTTGGTCGGAACGGTCGTGATGCTGCGTCGTGTCTCCTTTGCACCGGTCGATCCGGCAATTCAGGCGCGCAAGAAAACCGAATATTTCGACGATGTGATCCGTTACGGCGTGATCGCCACGGTTTTCTGGGGCGTGGTCGGCTTTCTGGTGGGCGTCATCGTCGCGCTCCAGCTTGCCTATCCGAACCTCAACATCCAGCCATGGTTCAATTTCGGCCGCGTTCGCCCGCTGCACACCTCCGCCGTCATCTTTGCCTTTGGCGGAAATGCGCTGATCGCGACCTCCTTCTATGTGGTGCAGCGCACCTGTCGCGCGCGTCTGTTTGGTAGCGATCTCGGCTGGTTCGTTTTCTGGGGCTACAATCTCTTCATCGTCATGGCGGCGACCGGCTATCTGCTCGGCATCACGCAGGGCAGGGAATACGCCGAGCCGGAGTGGTATGTCGATATCTGGCTAACCATCGTATGGGTGGCCTATCTGATCACCTTCCTCGGCACCATCTTCGTGCGCAAGGAGCCGCATATCTATGTGGCGAACTGGTTCTACCTGGCCTTCATCGTCACCATCGCAATGCTTCATATCGTCAACAATCTGGCCGTGCCGGTGTCGTTCCTCGGCGTGAAAAGCTATTCGGCATTCTCGGGCGTCCAGGATGCGCTGACGCAATGGTGGTATGGCCACAATGCCGTCGGCTTCTTCCTGACCGCGGGCTTCCTCGGGATGATGTACTACTTCATTCCCAAGCAGGTGAACCGCCCGGTCTATTCCTACCGCCTGTCGATCATCCACTTCTGGGCGCTGATCTTCATGTATATCTGGGCCGGTCCACACCACCTGCATTACACAGCACTTCCCGACTGGGCGCAGACGCTCGGCATGGTGTTCTCGATCATGCTGTGGATGCCTTCATGGGGCGGCATGATCAATGGTCTCATGACGCTTTCCGGCGCCTGGGACAAGCTGCGCACCGACCCGATCCTGCGCATGATGATCATGGCGGTTGCCTTTTACGGCATGGCGACCTTCGAAGGGCCGATGATGTCGATCAAGGCCGTCAATTCGCTCAGCCACTACACGGACTGGACCATCGGCCACGTGCATTCAGGTGCACTGGGATGGAATGGCATGATCACTTTCGGCGCAGTCTACTTCCTGGTTCCAAAACTGTGGCATCGCGAACGGCTTTATAGCCTGGCCCTGGTCAACTGGCACTTCTGGCTCGCCACGCTCGGTATCGTCGTCTACGCGGCTTCCATGTGGGTTGCCGGCATCCAGCAGGGCCTGATGTGGCGTGAATATGATGCGCAGGGCTTCCTCGTTTATTCCTTCGCGGAAACCGTGGCTGCCATGTTCCCATACTATCTGCTGCGCGCAATGGGCGGCCTGCTGTTCCTGAGTGGCGCAATCGTCATGGCCTACAACATCACCAGAACCATTCTCGGCCATAGGCGCGAAGAGAATACCGGTACGGCGGCGGCTCCCAAGCTGCAACCGGCCGAGTAA